GAGGGTGGAGGAGGCGGTCGGGGACCTCGCCAGGATGGACGTCGACCATCCGAAGCTCCGGGCCGTTCTGGAGCTGGTGAAGGAGCAGCTCACCGCCAAGGCCGACTCGAGGATCATGGTCTTCACCAACTACCGGGACACCGCCAGCTCCGTCCTCGACTACCTGAGGGAGGCGGGAGATGAGATCATAAGGCCCGTGCGGTTCGTCGGCCAGTCGAGCCGGGCCTCCGACGAGGGGCTGAGCCAGAGGAGGCAGGCGGAGATCCTCCAGAAGTTCCGGGAGGGCGCCTACAACGTCCTGATCGCCACCTCCGTCGGGGAGGAGGGGATCGACATCCCGGCGACGGACCTGGTCCTCTTCTACGAGCCGGTCCCCAGCGAGATCAGGTCGATCCAGAGGAAGGGTAGGACCGGTCGGGCGAGGGCCGGCCGGGTCGTGGTCCTCGTAGCCCGGGGGACGAGGGACGAGGCGTACCGCTGGATCAGCGACAGGAAGGAGAAGAGCATGCGCCAGCAGATCCGGGAGATGAGCTGGCCGGACCGGCGGGACCTGGGATCGGCGGCCGGGGCCGGGGGAGGAGAGGGCCATGGCCTCTCCTCCGGCCCCCGGGTCGGAAGGCAGCTCGTCATCGGCGAGGTGGGGCCAGGGCCGGGGGGGGAGCCCGGAGGGCCCGGCGAGTCCAGGCCCTTGGGCCCCCCCGACCTCTTCGGCCTCTCCGAGGAGGCCTCCGCCCTCGTCATCGTCGACCCGAGGGAGAGGAGCCTCGCCCGGATGCTGGAGTCGATGGGGGTGGGGGTGACCCTGCGGGTCCTGGAGGTGGGAGACTACGTCGTCAGCGACCGGGTCGGGATCGAGAGGAAGACCGCGGACGACTTCGTCGACTCCCTCGTCGGCGCGGAGAGGAACATCTTCGCCCAGCTGAAGGACCTCGCCCGGTCCTACGAGAGGCCTATCCTGATCCTGGAGGGGCGAGACCTCTACGCTCGGCAGGTCCACCCGAACGCCATCCGGGGCGCTCTCGCCTCCATAGCCGTCGACTTCGGCGTCGCCATCATCCCGACGGCGGACGAGGATGAGACCGTCTCGGTGATCGCCGCCATCGCCCGGCGGGAGCAGCACGCCGGGGGCGGCGCCCCCCACGCCCACGGCAAGAAGACCCACCGGACTCTGAAGGAGCAGCAGGAGTACCTGGTCTCCTCGATCCCAGGGGTCGGAAATGCAGTGGCAAAGAACCTCCTCCGCCACTTCGGGTCCGTGGAGCGGGTCTTCGCCGCCTCGGCGGAGGAGCTGAAGGAGGTGGAGCTGGTGGGGCCGAAGACCGCAGAAAGGATCCGGGAGCTGGTGGGCGGGGAGTACAAGGGGTGAAAAGAGTGCAGATTTTTGTTTACGAATTATAAGCAATTTTTTATGAGTCGTAAGGATGTCATCTATGCAGAAGCAAAAAAGGGTCTAAGTTTCCTATCGTGGCAATTCGCTCTTACATCAGGCCATATAAGCCAATGGTTCAATTATATTATTTTTCTTAATTGAGGGTTACTTTTTCTAAATTCAGCAAATATTATAAGTATTAAAATCAACCAACAAAGAACTCCAAATATGTACTCTCTCGGCGCTGAGACGATGAGATTACTTACGGTCGCAATTATATATCTAGGAAGAGAAAGAAATGCAAAAATTAATGCAAATACAGGGATAGCTTTCGTCCAATCCTTTTCATACCAATGATTAATGTGTATTGTGAAAACTTGTTTATCCAAATAGACAGTAGACGAGCTCTTAGATCTATATTTCAATAGTATATTTATATTTTGGTCTCCGGTTGGCGCATCACCTGAAATAACAAATTTTATACGAAATGGTGCATAATATCTCTCGCCTACATGGCCTTCTCCGACTAATTTCCCTTCAAAGCCAAATTTATTACTCCCATAATAAGATAAAACAATCTTATTTATATTTATATTGAATCTCGGCCCGATCTTTTCGCTGACCCAATGCAGATTCACAATCTGTCCAATATAATTTTCCTCATATTGCTCGACATGAATATCATATTTACGTTGAAAAAAATAAACCTCTTCATTTTTAATAATAGATGGTGGGATAGATACGAGAAGGCTGGCATAATCTATATTTCCATCGCCAGATATATATAGATCTATACTAAATTCGTCATATCGATTTACATGATAATCATTTGTCACATGAGCTAAAATTGAATATGAAGGTTCGCCTCTCTCAATTGTCATGTATAATCAATTCAAAGTTTTACTATAAGCTATTTTAAGTTTACCCTTAATAACGATACCTTATAAAGACCGTGGAAAGATTCTACCGAATCGAGGAAGATTCGGATGCATAAATACGCGATAGAGATCTTCTATAGCTCAGAGGACGAGGGCCACATCGCAATCCTTCAGGAGCTCCCCGGGCTCTTCCGCTCCCGGCGAGACCGAAGAGGAGGCCCTTAACGAAGTTCTGGTCGCCATCCAGCTCTGGCTGGAAACGGCGGAGAAGGAGGGGCGAGAGATTCCTTCGCCCCGGGGAAAAGCCCTCCTCGCCGAGCTGGGCGAGAGCCAGACGGCGGGCGTCTGAGCATTTGAGCGCTTCGTTCTTCTTCTTCTTCTTCTTCTTCTTCTTCTAACGGCCCGGATTCCTAACTGACAGATTCGAGTGGACAAATCCACCTCTGCGCGCCGGTCTGCGGGGGGTGGAACGACGAAGGGGCCTCTCAACTGCAAAAGGCCGGAGAAATTAAATTGAGCTGATAAAATAGATCTTGCGCCGCGTCCTGCGCCTTCTGGGGTTTTCCCCAGGTTCATGCGGACCGGATCCATACTACGCCCGTTACGGCGTGCATCTCTTTCGCGGATTCGGCCCTTCAGGCGCTCGCACTCACCGGCTCACCAAAGGCGCCTCCTGGCCTTTGCCGGCCCGTCACGAAAGGCGGCCGCATGCTCTGCCCATCGGGGCAGGCATCTTCTGCCAGGGGCCTGAGCCTGTGCTCACGCCACAGCACATCCGCACAGTACGCGGCAAGAGTTTCCTTTTGTCATCATTATCATATATAGATTACGGGCCATCGCCGGATAATTCATTCGATTAATTTTATATTTTAGCTTTTGGAGAATTTGGAGGCCTTCCTGGAGCGGGGCGGAGGTCCTGAAGAATACTTTCGCCTCCCATCCTCTAGACTTTACATCCTCCCGGACGATAGTTGAGTCCATGGAACTGGAACTACAGTCCCCCCTATCCCTCGCCCCCCACGCCTTCAACGTCCTCATCTCCCCCGAGGAGGTGCTGATCGCCTCCCTCAACGGCCAGGCGAGCCTCCAGCGGGTCCAGGTCCTCTACGTCTCCGGGAACAGCTCCCGAATCCTCGACAAGCTAAACCGCCGCTTCACCGAGCTGGACGTCCGGAGGGCCTTCACCGCCCACCAGCTCCTGACGATCCTGAAAGAGGCGTACCAGACCCTGATCATCTTCGAGCACGACCCGAGCCTCTTTGAGGACGGAGCCGATATGGCCGAGTACGTCGGCCAGGCTCTGAAGGAGGCCTCGGCCTCGGGCGGCTCGGCCGTCCTTCTGTACTCTCCATCGACCGATCGCCACCTCGACGAGATCTCCAAGTTCGCCGACCGGATCTTCGTCTTCAACGAGGTCCAGAAGTGCGTCTACAAGGGGGCATCAAAGAAAGTCAAGCCGGGTCCGAGGGGGCAGCGGACCCTGGAGGCGTTCTGATGGGCAGGACCTTCAGGAGCGTCCGGATGGGCTCCCAGGAGGTGGCAGACCGGTGGATGAAGGCCACCCGGACTCTGAGGAAGGAGGACCAGATCTACGGCCAAAGGCTCGCCGAGATGGCCAGGGTCCACTCCAGCGAGGGCTTCTGCGCCCTCGACGACCCCCTGGAAGCGGCGGCATTCTCCGTCCTCATAGAGCTCTTGAAGGCGCTCGACCCGGAGGGGGACGGGCCGCCGGGAGGGTTGAAGGGGGGGAAGAGCGTCGATAAGAGGGTCGACGATGGTGGTGTGAAGAAGCCAGATGTGGATCTTTGACTGCTATCACCGGGGGTCTGTGGAGCTCTGGGACCGGGAAGGGTCCTCGCCGAAGCCCCTCGCCTTCAGGTACTCGGCCCCCTTTTACCTCCATCTCGAAGACCCCCACGCCCACTGGGAGATGATCGAGGGGCTGGAAACCAGGTTCAAGGTGGAGGAGTGCGCCTTTGAGACCGTCTACGGACCCCTCAGCGGGTACGAGATCTGGGCGGGAAGGGACGTCGCCGAGAAGATCGAAAAGCAGACCCGGCTCCAGGCCCATCTGTACAACGTCGACCTGAGGCCCGACCAGCGTTTCCTCGCCGAGAAGGGGCTCTTCCCCTGCGGAGGGGGGGAAGAGTCCCGGTTCGATCCGGACTTTGAGATACCCCTCACCCCTCTGACGATCGAGGTCCATGCGGACCCTCAGATTTCGAGGACGATGACCGAGATATCGGTCCAAAGCCTCCGCCGGGAGACGTCCCTCGCAGGATCAGAGCGGAAGGTTCTGGCGGAGCTCTTCGACCTGGTGAGGGTCATCGATCCTGACATCATCCTCTTCCCCGACTCCGATCAGTGGGTTCCGAGGATGGTAGCGAAGGCTGAGAGGTACGGCCTCGATCCGTCCCTCAGCAGGACCGGCGGGTTCAGGAAGATGGCCTCAAGGTCCTACTGGAGCTACGGGAGGGTGGAGCACAGGCACGGCGCCTCGATCCCGGAGGGGAGGATCCTCATCGACACCGAGAACAGCTTCACCTATCGGGAGGGCGGGATCGGAGGGGTGGTCCTGGCCTCCCGGCTCACGGGGCTTTCCCCGAACCTGACCTCCCGCTTCACCCCCGGCACCCTCATCTCCAACTACGAGGTCTACGAGGCCCTGAGGAGGGGGATCGCCGTCCCCTTCAGAAAGGACGATCCTGAGGGGCAGAGAAAGATCACCGAGCTGAAGGCGGCGGACAAGGGCGGCATGATATTCCAGCCCCGGCCCGGCGTCCACGAGAGGGCCTGCGAGCTGGACTTCACCTCCTTTTACCCGTCGATCATCGTGAACTACCACCTCTCCCCCGAGACGGTGGGCGGCTCCCGGCCGGTCGGTCCCGGGCCGGGCGGCTTCCGCGGCCCTGCGAGAAGGGGCTTTCTCTGCGAGGTGATCGAGCCGCTCCTGGAGCTGAGGCTAAAGACCAAGAGGCTGAAGAAGGCGGAGCCCCGGTACGGGGGGCTCGATTCGGCGCTGAAGTGGATGCTGGTCACCTGCTTCGGATACACCGGCTACAAGAACGCCAAGTTCGGCAGGATCGAGGTCCACGAGGCGATCACCCGCATCTCGAGAGATCTCCTCCTCCAGGCGAAGGAGATCGCCGAGGGGCTGGACCTGGAGGTCCTCCACGGGATCGTGGACTGCCTCTGGGTCAGAGGCGGCGACGTCCCTTCCGTCACTCTATTCAAGGAGAGGGTGGAGGCCGCCACCGGGATCGGGACCGAGCTGGACCCCTACGACTGGATCGTCTTTCTCCCCCTCGCCGACGGCTTCGGGGCCTACAACCGGTACTTCGGCCTGCTCTCCAGCGGCAGGCTGAAGCTCCGGGGCGTCGCGGCCCGGAGGAGGGACACCCCGGAGTACGTCCGGCGGATGCAGATGGAGGTCATCGAGAAGATGGGGGAGGCCCGGAATATCGATGAGCTGAGGCTGATCAAGCCCGAGGCTCTAAAGATCGCCAGGAGGTATCGTCAATGGCTGCCGAATGCCGACCCCTCGGAGCTGGTCGTCCGTCGGCGGATAAGCAAGCTCGGCCGCCAGAAGAGGTGCGCCCAGGCTTCGGCGATCGAGGCCTATCGGAGGAGGGGGGTGAAGGTCTCGCCGGGGATGGCCGTGGAGTACGTGGTGCGGGATGCGAGGAGGTGGGAGGTGGACGGCTACTGGGACGCCTCGGAGTTCGACCTCGACTACTATGGGATTCTCATAAAGAAGGCCTGGGAGGAGGCGGCCTTCGCCTTCAGGTTCATAGAGGATGGGCTGGGGCAGGGAGCGGGGGCGGGGGACGGGAGAAATGTTTAATAGCAGTCAGATCCCCAGGATACAAAAAAGGGATCTGGGTTAATAAGCCCCTTTGATGAACAGCTCAAACTCAAAGGCAATTCGATCCAGACGGATGGATAACGCCGTGCCCAACCCAGGGCACGGCAATGATAATAATCGATATGCACCATCGTGGAGGCCGACCGATAGAGCCTCCGCGAGCCCAATAACCTTCTTCTGGCGCGATCCCAGCTTCAATCTGAGGGGAGACGTTAAATTCTCGCCATCTGTCCGACGCCTACATCCCAATAAGATACAGCCAAAATATCCTGGTCTTTCCTGCCAAATTTCGCCTATTTTGATGATGTCAGAGTCTATTGCTATCGATGTGTGAGTATTCCTATTTACCATTGCCCATTCTTTAATTATCTCGGATCCGTCTCTTATTTTAGCTCGTTCTCCGCTCTTAATCGATTCTCGATCCTTTTCCTCGTTTTTCGTCGATAGCTACCGCTATTTTGAGACGATTTCAGCATTTTTAAGTGTACATAGCTGGTATAAGTCGAAAGCAAAGGCAGTGAATACCATTTTAACGTGAACTCTCGGGATCGTCGTTACCATTACATGCGCGCTTCGGAACACTCTTTTAATAACAGCAAACTGACGTTCGCCCGGAAATCTCAGTTTGCTAATCAAGCGGTTTCGCAGCTTATCGAGATCGCTTAGAGGATGACCCGCTGCTGCACGTTTCATTGTGAAGTCGTTTCCCTTAGCCTTCACACCGAAATATCCTTTGTCCCTGAGGACCACCTCTCCTTCAACCGATAGATCAACCCGACTATCGTGCACCGAAGCAGTTGTCGATTCGATGCTCCTTATCAGGCCGTAATCGATATCGACTTTAGAATGAAGTTTATAACCAAAATGGAGTTCCTCACCCTTCTTAGCCCAAGTTCCATCCCTGCTCCGACGAGTCCTAGCGGTCTCTCTTCTTGGTTTCTTTGAACCTCCTGGGTCGGCCTCTATAAACGTTGCATCCTGAATGGTTCCTCTTTTTACCTGAAGCCCTTTAAAATCGAGCTGTCTCTGGAGCTCTTCCCAAACGGACTCATCCTTTCCCGTCTGGGCCATCCGCTCGCGAAAAAGCCATATCGTCCTGGAATCGGGTATAGAATCAGGAAATCCTAAGAATTTCATAAAAGATATTCGATCCGAAATCTGCTTTTCAGTCTCGAGGTCGCTCAACCCGTACCACTGCTGGAGCAAAAGCACCTTGAGCATCAGGATAACATCAAAGTTCGGCCTTCCGCCTCGTTCGGTTTTATTATGATACATCTCTTCAAGAATTGGTCGAAATGGTTCCCACTCGATCAAGTTCGTTATCTTTGAAAGCCTATCGCCCAGCTTCTCTACGTTCTTGTAAGCTTCTCGAAGGCCCCAGGCAGTAAAAGAACTCATACACTATTCATGTATATATTAGTATATAATGTTTTCCATAGACATGCTAGGTTTTTAGGAATCCTCGCTCAAAGATTCTAACTCAACTTCAACTTCAAAAAGACTCAAAGCTCCAGAATTTACGGCTGAGGCCCATCTATCTACCGGAAGAAGTTGGACTCTGTCTTGCTCCAATGCTGCGATACATAACTCTATTTCAGATCTAATAATATTTTTATATTTTATTTTATCCTTATGATTGATATGTGACTGATATGCATAGTTAACTGCAAACGCGAGTATTACACCGAAAAAGGATCCTACCATGGGAGGAATCA
The sequence above is drawn from the Methanothrix harundinacea 6Ac genome and encodes:
- a CDS encoding DEAD/DEAH box helicase; this translates as MTSYIQHPLLKEKAVERRLFQLELAASALQASTLVVLPTGLGKTVVALMVLIARLNRGKVLFLAPTKPLVEQHASFLENVLADSTIVASFTGEILPERRKEMWEEAKIVVSTPQVIENDLLSRRISLRDVSCIIFDEAHRAVGNYAYVYIAERYGREGTDRLVLGITASPGSSLERIEEVCGNIGATRIETKTEADPDVSPFVHQREIEVVKVAVPPEIQRVRSLLEEVLEERGEALDRLGGSDGLRMPKRMDRTSKKELLDLQKRLRGLIAKNPSPSLYQAVSVLAEVLKLKHAVELAETQGVDSLGRYLERLASEAESRGGSKAAKRIMEDPRVEEAVGDLARMDVDHPKLRAVLELVKEQLTAKADSRIMVFTNYRDTASSVLDYLREAGDEIIRPVRFVGQSSRASDEGLSQRRQAEILQKFREGAYNVLIATSVGEEGIDIPATDLVLFYEPVPSEIRSIQRKGRTGRARAGRVVVLVARGTRDEAYRWISDRKEKSMRQQIREMSWPDRRDLGSAAGAGGGEGHGLSSGPRVGRQLVIGEVGPGPGGEPGGPGESRPLGPPDLFGLSEEASALVIVDPRERSLARMLESMGVGVTLRVLEVGDYVVSDRVGIERKTADDFVDSLVGAERNIFAQLKDLARSYERPILILEGRDLYARQVHPNAIRGALASIAVDFGVAIIPTADEDETVSVIAAIARREQHAGGGAPHAHGKKTHRTLKEQQEYLVSSIPGVGNAVAKNLLRHFGSVERVFAASAEELKEVELVGPKTAERIRELVGGEYKG
- a CDS encoding type B DNA-directed DNA polymerase — encoded protein: MWIFDCYHRGSVELWDREGSSPKPLAFRYSAPFYLHLEDPHAHWEMIEGLETRFKVEECAFETVYGPLSGYEIWAGRDVAEKIEKQTRLQAHLYNVDLRPDQRFLAEKGLFPCGGGEESRFDPDFEIPLTPLTIEVHADPQISRTMTEISVQSLRRETSLAGSERKVLAELFDLVRVIDPDIILFPDSDQWVPRMVAKAERYGLDPSLSRTGGFRKMASRSYWSYGRVEHRHGASIPEGRILIDTENSFTYREGGIGGVVLASRLTGLSPNLTSRFTPGTLISNYEVYEALRRGIAVPFRKDDPEGQRKITELKAADKGGMIFQPRPGVHERACELDFTSFYPSIIVNYHLSPETVGGSRPVGPGPGGFRGPARRGFLCEVIEPLLELRLKTKRLKKAEPRYGGLDSALKWMLVTCFGYTGYKNAKFGRIEVHEAITRISRDLLLQAKEIAEGLDLEVLHGIVDCLWVRGGDVPSVTLFKERVEAATGIGTELDPYDWIVFLPLADGFGAYNRYFGLLSSGRLKLRGVAARRRDTPEYVRRMQMEVIEKMGEARNIDELRLIKPEALKIARRYRQWLPNADPSELVVRRRISKLGRQKRCAQASAIEAYRRRGVKVSPGMAVEYVVRDARRWEVDGYWDASEFDLDYYGILIKKAWEEAAFAFRFIEDGLGQGAGAGDGRNV
- a CDS encoding IS5 family transposase, with amino-acid sequence MSSFTAWGLREAYKNVEKLGDRLSKITNLIEWEPFRPILEEMYHNKTERGGRPNFDVILMLKVLLLQQWYGLSDLETEKQISDRISFMKFLGFPDSIPDSRTIWLFRERMAQTGKDESVWEELQRQLDFKGLQVKRGTIQDATFIEADPGGSKKPRRETARTRRSRDGTWAKKGEELHFGYKLHSKVDIDYGLIRSIESTTASVHDSRVDLSVEGEVVLRDKGYFGVKAKGNDFTMKRAAAGHPLSDLDKLRNRLISKLRFPGERQFAVIKRVFRSAHVMVTTIPRVHVKMVFTAFAFDLYQLCTLKNAEIVSK